Part of the bacterium genome, GAATTCAAGGCCGAGAAGGCCATCGACGCGCTGCGCAACCTCATCCCGTCGTACGCGCGGGTCATCCGTGACGGCCAGGAGAAACGGGTCTCCTCGTTCGACGTCGTGCCCGGCGACATCGCGGTGCTCGACGAGGGCGACAACATCCCGGCCGATGGCCGTTTGCTCGAGGCGCACGAACTGCGGGTGGATAACAGCGTCTTCTCCGGAGAATCACGTCCGGCGTACAAAATGTCGGAGCCGCTGCAGAACGGCGCCGGTTTCCTCTGGACCGAGATGCCCAACCTCGTGTTTGCCGGCACCAGCGTTGTGTCCGGGTCCGGTCGGTTTGTGGTATTTGCCACGGGCATGAATACCGAGATCGGCGAGATTGCCAGCCTCACCCAGACCGTCAAAGAAGAACTGAGCCCGCTGCAGCGGGAGATAAACCGCCTGACCCGGGTCATCTCGATCCTGGCCGTGAGCATGGGTATGGTCTTCTTCCTGTTCGGCAAAGCCTTCACCGGCATGACATTCGCCGGCGCCGCCATCTTCGCCATCGGCATCATCCTCGGCAACGTGCCCGAGGGACTGCTGCCCACCGTCAGTCTGGCTCTCGCCATGGGCGTCCAGCGCATGGCCAAGCGTCACGCGCTCATCAAGAAGCTCTCATCGGTTGAGACCCTCGGCTGCACCTCGGTCATCTGCACGGACAAGACTGGCACCCTGACGACCAACCAGATAAGCGTCAGCCGCATCTGGCTCAATGGCAAGGTCATCGAAGTATGCGGCACCTCCTGCGAACCGGGCGCTGACTTTCGACACGAAGAGGAGTCGACCGACGCCGGCGCGTTTACTGCGGACGGCATGGACCTCATCCTCCGCACCGGCGTCCTCTGCAGCACGGCCAAGTTTGTCCCGCCGAGCGAGAAACAGAAGTACTGGAGCACCATCGGCGACCCGACCGAGGGCGCGCTCCTCGCCCTGGCCAACAAAGGCGGCATGGAAATCGACGCCGAACGGACTGCGAACCCCTACGTCAAACGCTTCTCCTTCGACTCGGTCCGCAAGCGCATGAGCTCGGTCCACCGGCTGGCCGACGGCTCGCTGCGGGCGTTCGTCAAAGGCGCCCCGCACGAACTGCTCGAACTCTGTACCCGAGTCATGCAGGGACGCACGTCGGCTGAGCTGACTCCCGGCCTGCGCAAGGAAATCGGTAAGCAGGCTGACGCGTTCGCGAGCGACGGGTTACGCGTCCTGGGCCTGGCCTGGCGCGACACGTCTGCGGCCGAGCTCGAAACTGCTTCGGGCGAGACGATGGAGCAGGGCCTTACCTTCATCGGTCTGACTGCCATGTCCGACCCGCCGCGGGCCGAGGTGCCGGGCGCGATCCAGTGCTGCCGCCGGGCCGGCATCCGCGTCGTGATGGTCACCGGCGACCACCCGGTCACCGCGCTCTCTATCGCCCGCCAGGTCGGCATCGTCACCACCAACCAGGCGACGGTCATCACCGGAACCGAACTGGCCGACCTGTCCGACGAAGCCCTGAAGAAACGGCTGCAGGACAAGGAAGTCGTGTTCGCCCGCGTCAACCCCGAGCACAAGCTCCGGGTCGTGAGCGCGTTCAAAGAACTCGGCCACATCGTCGCGGTGACCGGCGACGGTGTCAACGACGCACCGGCGCTCAAACGCGCCGACATCGGCGTGGCCATGGGAGTGCGCGGCACCGACGTGGCGCGCGAGGCGGCCGAGATGATTCTCACCGACGACAACTTCGCCAGCATCGTCGCCGCGGTCGAAGAAGGCCGGGCCGTGTTCGAAAACATCAAGAAGTTCATCACCTACATCTTCGCCCACCTCGTGCCCGAGGCGGTGCCCTTCATCTTCTACGTCCTGATGAAACTGCCCGCGCCGATTACCGCGATGCAGATCCTCGCCATCGACCTCGGCACTGAGACCCTGCCCGCCCTCGCGCTCGGCATCGAGAAACCCGAAGCCGGTATCATGGACCGCCCGCCGCGGCCGCGCAAGAAGGGCATCATCGACGGCACCGTCCTCTTCCGCGGCTACGTATTCCTCGGCCTGCTTAACACCGTCGCGGTCATGGCCGCCTACTTCATCACGCTCATTGCCGGCGGCTGGAGCTTCTCACTCCGGGGCGCGGCCCGCATCCTCGAACCGCACGAAACGATCTTTGCCAACCCGCTCCACCTCCAGGCCACGACCATGGTCTTCGCCGGCATCGTCGTCATGCAGCTCGCCAACGTCTTCGCCTGCCGCAGCGAACGCTACTCCTCCTTCAAACTCGGCTTCCTCAGCAACAAACTGATACTCCTGGGAATCGCCTTCGAGCTCCTCTTCACGGCGGTCCTCATCTACGTCCCCTTCTTCCAGCGCATCTTCAACACGACGGCCCTTGGCATCCACCAATGGGGCATGCTCTTCGGCTTCATGCTGGCCATCTTCCTGCTCGAAGAACTCCGCAAGCGCATCTTCGTGAAGCCGGACCGCCCGGCGCCGGCCCGGCTGCGGCCGGACCAAACGGTTTCTGTGGAACCTCTGGCGACCGTCACCAGTCCCCGAGCCGCTTCGATAGCACTGTCCCGCTAGACGAAACCAGCGACAATGTCACACGCGCTCTATGTCGGCGTCTGGCTTTCAGTCCTGGTTGGCCTGGCCGTCCCGCTTGGCCGGTACATGGCTCGAGTATTCGCGGGCGAGCGAGTCTTCCTGACCCGGGTCCTAAGGCCGCTTGAACGACTGGTGTATCGTGTCTGCGGCGTGGACGAGGCCCGCGAGATGACTGCCCGCGAGTACGGTACTTCCGTTGTCGTATTCACGCTAGCCGGCCTCATCGTGCTGTTCCTTCTGCAGGCGCTGCAGCGAATCCTGCCACTGAATCCCCAGGGCCTTGCCGCAGTCCATTGGCACACGGCCATCAACACCGCTATTTCCTTTGTCACCAATACCAACTGGCAGTCCTATGGCGGCGAGTACACGATGAGCTACCTGACCCAGATGTTAGGGCTCGGGGTCCAGAACTTCGTTTCCGCCGGTGTCGGCATTGCCGCCTTCCTTGCCATGTTGCGTGGTTTCACCCGGAAGGAAACGGGGACCATCGGCAACTTCTGGGTGGATACGACCCGCAGCATTGTCTACGTCCTGCTGCCGCTCTCATTCGTCTTCGCGCTGTTTCTCGCCTCCCAGGGCGTAGTCCAGACTCTCCGGCCATCCGCGACCGTCCGGACTCTCGACGGTGCAGGCCAGACCATCGCGGTCGGGCCGGCCGCCTCGCAGATTGCCATCAAGCAGCTCGGCTCGAACGGCGGCGGGTTCTTCAACGCCAACTCCGCGCACCCGTTTGAGAACCCGAACTGGCTCTCGAACTTCCTCGAACTGCTGGCAATCCTGCTGATACCGGTGGCTCTCGTCTTCACGCTCGGACAGATGCTCGGGAACCCGAAACAGGGACGCGCACTCTTCTATGCGATGACGGTCCTTTTCCTGCTCGGGCTCGGCATCGCGCTCGCCTCCGAACTCGCGGGCAACCCGGCCCTGCGGCACCTCGGGGTCGAGAACGGTCCCAACCTCGCGGGCAAGGAAACCCGGTTCGGTGTAGTCAATTCCGTACTCTGGGGCCAGTCTACTACCTGCACTTCAAACGGCTCGGTCAACAGCATGCACGACGCCGCTTCGCCGCTGACCGGCCTCGTTTACATGTTCAACATGGGCATCGGCGAGGCCATTTTCGGCGGAGTCGGAGTCGGCCTGATGACCATGCTCTTCTATGTCATCCTCACCATGTTCATCGCCGGCCTGATGATCGGCCGGACTCCTGAGTTCCTCGGCAAGAAGCTCGGCCCGTTCGAGATGGTGATGGCCGTCATCGGCGTGCTCCTGCCGCCGGCGGTCATGCTCCTCGGCGCAGCACTGGCCGTCCTCCTGCCTTCGGCACGGGCCAGTCTTGCCAATCCATCGGCCCACGGCCTTTCTGAGATAATCTATGCGTATCTATCCGCTGCCGGGAACAACGGGTCCGCGTTTGCCGGCTTGAACGCCGACACGCCGTTCTACAACCTGACACTCGGGCTGGCGATGCTGGCCGGTAGGTTTGCGACAATCCTGCCCGGCCTGGCCATTGCCGGGGCTCTTGCCCGCAAGAAGCGCGTGCCATCAAGCATCGCCACGTTCCCAACGACCGGCGTTCTCTTCGTCGTCATGCTGGTCGCCGTCATTATCATCGTCGGTGCACTGACGTACTTCCCGGTGTTCACGCTCGGGCCAATCCTCGAACACGTAACGTTGACCGGAGGCGGCGCGTTCTAGCCGAGTAACATGGACCACCGTCCCGCGACGCTCATCGCGCCCCGGCTCCTGCTGCGCGCCCTGACCCAGTCCCTGCATAAGCTGAACCCGATCTCGCTCTGGCGCAACCCGGTGATGCTCGCGGTTGAACTCGGAGCGCTGGTCACCACGGTCTTCATCGGAATCGATGCCGCCCGCGGTAGCGGTGTCGGCTTTGTCCTGCAGGTCAGTATCTGGCTCTGGTTCACCGTCATCTTCGCCAACTTCGCCGAAGCCCTGGCCGAGGCGCAGGGCACTGCCCGAGCCGAGTCCCTGCGCAAGTCACGACACGACCTCATAGCCCAGGTCATGCGCGATGACGGCAGTACTGAGCCGGTCCCGGCGACCAAGCTCCGCAAGGACGACGTGATTCTCCTCAAGGACGGCGAGGTGATTTCCGGCGACGGCGAGGTCATCGAAGGCACGTCACTCGTGGACGAATCGGCCATCACCGGCGAATCGGCCCCGGTCATTCGTGAGGCGGGCGGCGACCGCAGCGGCGTCACCGGCGGCTCCCGAGTCCTTTCCGGCACCATCAAGGTGAGAATCACCGCCAATCCCGGGGAGACCTTCCTCGACAACATGATAAAGATGGTCGAGAGCGCGCGCCGCCACAAGACCCCGAACGAGATTGCCCTCGAAATCATGCTTATCGGGCTCACCGTCCTGTTCATCGTGGTCGTCGTGACCCTGCCTGCCTTTGCCGCTTACATGGGAGTCAGCACCACGGTCCCGATACTCATCTCGCTCCTCGTCTGCCTGATGCCCACGACCATCGGCGGGTTGCTGCCTGCCATCGGCATCGCCGGTACGGACCGCCTGCTCCAGCACAACATCATCGCCCTGAGCGGCCGGGCAATCGAGGCCGCGGGCGACGTGGACGTGGTCCTGCTCGACAAGACCGGGACGATCACGCTCGGAAACCGCATGGCGACCGAGCTGATTCCCGCGACCGGCGTGACGCGCGAGGAGACAATCGAGGCCGCCCTGCTCTCCTCCCTGTCGGACGAGACCCCGGAAGGCCGCAGCATCGTGGTCCTGAGCAAGAACGAACTCGGCATCAAAGGCCGCGACATCCGCGCGCCCGAAGGCGCTTCGTTCGTCCCGTTCTCGGCCCAGACCCGGATGAGCGGAATCGACATCCCAGAATCGCCAAACGCCAATCGCCAATCGCCGAACTCCGAAGTCCGGAGTTCCCGGTTGGACAGCTCGGCGTTCGGCGTTCGCAGTTCGCAGTTTCCGCCGCGTCGTATTCGTAAGGGCTCGGTGGACGCGGTGCGCGCCTGGGTCGAAGCCGCCGGCGGCACGTTCTCCGAAGACCTCAAACACAAGGTCGACGCGCTCGCCGCACAGGGCGACACGCCACTAGTCATCGCCGAAGTCAGGACTCCAGGATTCAAGGATTCCAGGGGTCCAGTTCCGGACACTGGAATCCTCGACCCCTCGACTCCTCGACCCCTTCCTCGTCTTCTAGGCATCATCCGCCTCAAGGACGTGTTGAAGCAAGGCATCAAGGCGCGGCTCTCCCAACTCCGCCAGCTCGGAATCAAGTCGGTGATGATTACCGGCGACAACCCACTCACGGCCGCCTCCATTGCGGCTGAGGCCGGACTCGACGACTTCGTGGCCCAGGCAAGACCTGAGGCCAAGCTGGAGCTGATTCGGAAATACCAGTCCGACGGCCACCTGCTGGCGATGATCGGTGACGGTACCAACGACGCTCCTGCCCTTGCCCAGGCCGACGTCGCGGTCGCAATGAACGCAGGAACCCAGGCCGCGCGCGAAGCGGCCAACATGATTGACCTCGACTCCAACCCGACCAAGCTCCTCGACATCGTCGAAGTGGGCAAACAGATACTCATCACGCGCGGCGCGCTGACTACGTTCTCTATTGCCAATGACGTATCCAAGTACTTCGCCATCGTCCCGGCAATCTTTGTCGCAGTCTATCCTCGGCTCGGGTTCCTCAATGTCATGCACCTTACCAACCCGTCGAGCGCGGTCCTCGCCGCGGTCGTATTTAACGCCATCATCATCCCGATGCTGATACCGATAGCCTTGCGCGGGGTCAGGTTCCGAACGACATCGGCCTCGGCCCTGCTCCGACTCAACCTGCTGGTCTATGGCGTCGGCGGACTGCTGCTCCCGTTCCTCGGCATCAAACTCCTCGACCTGCTGCTGGTCTGGCTCCATCTCGCATGAACCCCGGTAACCTGCAAAGAGTATCCGCAGACTACGCAGATTACACAGATGGGTCCGGACGGAAATCGGCGGAACCCATGAAGTCTGTGGATATTCTCTCCGGTCCTCCCTCGCCCCGCCTGCGGGGAGAGGGCCAGGGTGAGGGGTGTGCGAACCGCCCCATGCGCAACCTGAGAACGTCGCTCCTGATGCTGGGCATCTTCTCGCTCCTGCTGGGCATCATCTACCCGCTCGCCGTCACCGGCATTGCCCAAGTCCTCTTTCCCTTCCGCGCCAACGGCAGCCTGGTCAGCGCGGGACATGACCGAAACTCTCCGGGAGTTTCGGATCGTGTCCCAAGCGGACCCGTCGGCTCCCTCCTCATCGGCCAGCAGTTCTCTTCTCCCCTGTACTTCCACGGCCGTCCGTCCGAATGCGGGTACGATGCCGCTCACT contains:
- a CDS encoding HAD-IC family P-type ATPase; the encoded protein is MNLSSLLSPSLLSADIRSQTAREAIAEIVAIACARRKVGNDQVILDALLKREAQSSTALGGGIAFPHARVENLDEPLVFLGVSRDGIDFGARDGGKVHVVFLFVTPLAESELHLKLLSRAAGLFQHPEFMARLTAAGTPDEMFRVLKIEEEGKARSFRLLTKDEVYAEIGTTDSGLAEAEVQTRLHHYGPNRLKKIRRTPLITRFLRNFTNLLAILMWVGSLLAFLVQMPQVGWAIIAVIIINALFSFWQEFKAEKAIDALRNLIPSYARVIRDGQEKRVSSFDVVPGDIAVLDEGDNIPADGRLLEAHELRVDNSVFSGESRPAYKMSEPLQNGAGFLWTEMPNLVFAGTSVVSGSGRFVVFATGMNTEIGEIASLTQTVKEELSPLQREINRLTRVISILAVSMGMVFFLFGKAFTGMTFAGAAIFAIGIILGNVPEGLLPTVSLALAMGVQRMAKRHALIKKLSSVETLGCTSVICTDKTGTLTTNQISVSRIWLNGKVIEVCGTSCEPGADFRHEEESTDAGAFTADGMDLILRTGVLCSTAKFVPPSEKQKYWSTIGDPTEGALLALANKGGMEIDAERTANPYVKRFSFDSVRKRMSSVHRLADGSLRAFVKGAPHELLELCTRVMQGRTSAELTPGLRKEIGKQADAFASDGLRVLGLAWRDTSAAELETASGETMEQGLTFIGLTAMSDPPRAEVPGAIQCCRRAGIRVVMVTGDHPVTALSIARQVGIVTTNQATVITGTELADLSDEALKKRLQDKEVVFARVNPEHKLRVVSAFKELGHIVAVTGDGVNDAPALKRADIGVAMGVRGTDVAREAAEMILTDDNFASIVAAVEEGRAVFENIKKFITYIFAHLVPEAVPFIFYVLMKLPAPITAMQILAIDLGTETLPALALGIEKPEAGIMDRPPRPRKKGIIDGTVLFRGYVFLGLLNTVAVMAAYFITLIAGGWSFSLRGAARILEPHETIFANPLHLQATTMVFAGIVVMQLANVFACRSERYSSFKLGFLSNKLILLGIAFELLFTAVLIYVPFFQRIFNTTALGIHQWGMLFGFMLAIFLLEELRKRIFVKPDRPAPARLRPDQTVSVEPLATVTSPRAASIALSR
- the kdpA gene encoding potassium-transporting ATPase subunit KdpA; protein product: MSHALYVGVWLSVLVGLAVPLGRYMARVFAGERVFLTRVLRPLERLVYRVCGVDEAREMTAREYGTSVVVFTLAGLIVLFLLQALQRILPLNPQGLAAVHWHTAINTAISFVTNTNWQSYGGEYTMSYLTQMLGLGVQNFVSAGVGIAAFLAMLRGFTRKETGTIGNFWVDTTRSIVYVLLPLSFVFALFLASQGVVQTLRPSATVRTLDGAGQTIAVGPAASQIAIKQLGSNGGGFFNANSAHPFENPNWLSNFLELLAILLIPVALVFTLGQMLGNPKQGRALFYAMTVLFLLGLGIALASELAGNPALRHLGVENGPNLAGKETRFGVVNSVLWGQSTTCTSNGSVNSMHDAASPLTGLVYMFNMGIGEAIFGGVGVGLMTMLFYVILTMFIAGLMIGRTPEFLGKKLGPFEMVMAVIGVLLPPAVMLLGAALAVLLPSARASLANPSAHGLSEIIYAYLSAAGNNGSAFAGLNADTPFYNLTLGLAMLAGRFATILPGLAIAGALARKKRVPSSIATFPTTGVLFVVMLVAVIIIVGALTYFPVFTLGPILEHVTLTGGGAF
- a CDS encoding HAD-IC family P-type ATPase, whose protein sequence is MDHRPATLIAPRLLLRALTQSLHKLNPISLWRNPVMLAVELGALVTTVFIGIDAARGSGVGFVLQVSIWLWFTVIFANFAEALAEAQGTARAESLRKSRHDLIAQVMRDDGSTEPVPATKLRKDDVILLKDGEVISGDGEVIEGTSLVDESAITGESAPVIREAGGDRSGVTGGSRVLSGTIKVRITANPGETFLDNMIKMVESARRHKTPNEIALEIMLIGLTVLFIVVVVTLPAFAAYMGVSTTVPILISLLVCLMPTTIGGLLPAIGIAGTDRLLQHNIIALSGRAIEAAGDVDVVLLDKTGTITLGNRMATELIPATGVTREETIEAALLSSLSDETPEGRSIVVLSKNELGIKGRDIRAPEGASFVPFSAQTRMSGIDIPESPNANRQSPNSEVRSSRLDSSAFGVRSSQFPPRRIRKGSVDAVRAWVEAAGGTFSEDLKHKVDALAAQGDTPLVIAEVRTPGFKDSRGPVPDTGILDPSTPRPLPRLLGIIRLKDVLKQGIKARLSQLRQLGIKSVMITGDNPLTAASIAAEAGLDDFVAQARPEAKLELIRKYQSDGHLLAMIGDGTNDAPALAQADVAVAMNAGTQAAREAANMIDLDSNPTKLLDIVEVGKQILITRGALTTFSIANDVSKYFAIVPAIFVAVYPRLGFLNVMHLTNPSSAVLAAVVFNAIIIPMLIPIALRGVRFRTTSASALLRLNLLVYGVGGLLLPFLGIKLLDLLLVWLHLA
- the kdpC gene encoding potassium-transporting ATPase subunit KdpC, with amino-acid sequence MKSVDILSGPPSPRLRGEGQGEGCANRPMRNLRTSLLMLGIFSLLLGIIYPLAVTGIAQVLFPFRANGSLVSAGHDRNSPGVSDRVPSGPVGSLLIGQQFSSPLYFHGRPSECGYDAAHSTGLNLGPSNPAFLAQTRARVESLKTEENLPPGATVPADLVLASASGLDPDISPQSALLQVARIARVRNLEPALVRSLVLRHTDRPFLGVFGEPRVNVLKLNLALDSISAGR